gcaagcttatttaatcccgcACATTTCCCACTATTTAGTAACTAATAGTCTCcactttttcttcctgtttatgcCCTGTCCATCAGAAATTCTTCATTACAGTTTTACATCtgttacataataataataataataataataatagtaataatagtaataatagtaataataataataataacaataataataataataataataataataattattattattattattattattattattattattaataatagtagtaataataataataataacaataataataataataattattattattattattattattattattattattattattaataatgatgatgatgatgatgatgatgatgataataataataataataataataataataataaaaaaatacataaatacataaatacataaatccaAATAATAGTTATCCAATAATTAATcctgaaaaataataaactctCAAACTTTTCCACATTGGAGTCCGCAGCTGTCTGGTGACCGGGAGAGGCCACAGAGTCTAAAACACGTCTTCTCTCTGTGACCGAATAGTTCGATTTTTCGATGTCTCTGCACTGCGCATGTCTGCGTATAGGCTGTACCGTCAGCTCCGGAgcttttaatgaaaatgtttgaaaTGTGTTGTCTTATATTTTCATGTGGATAAAATTCACTTATCGCAAGAGTTCAAACGCGTGAATGTGAGTGAAAATGCCGTCAGTGGGCCTAATATAACACAGTACAAATGTACCGTGTTTCTGTCGCGTACTAGCGTGTTTTGTTAATTCGTTTCATGTCAGATGGCAGCAGGAAGGTTTATATGCTGTAGCTTCTTTTTCGACAGCGGGCAGGTTTGTCACAGCCAGAAATAAATATTTCgttttatttcatgtatttcaaaCACGGTGCATTCTGTGGGATCTCTCCACAGGGAAGCCTCTGCTGTGGACGCCGTTCATCCAGCGGCCCTTACATAAGAGAAAAGGCGGCCAGGTGCGCTTCTCCAACGACCAGACCATCGAGCTGGAGAAGAAGTTTGAGACGCAGAAGTACCTGTCACCTCCGGAGAGGAAACGCCTGGCCAAGATGCTGCAGCTCAGCGAGAGACAGGTGAGCGGAGCCCGGTCTGGCTCACACACATGTGCCGTAATGGCCTGCAGCTGTTTGGAAGGATCTCCGGAGGATCGGCCGCAATTTTCGATGAAACacttttatacatttatttattccgTTTTTGAAATGTAGCATAACACTAGATTTTGCTACTTTATTACTAGAAAGCTATTTACTGGCTGCGAATGGTTGGAATTTGTAGCGAATTACCgatgggtgggtgtgtgtgtgtgtgtgtgtgtgtgtgtgtgtgtgtgtgtgtgtgtgtgtgtgtgtgtgtgtgtgtgtgtgtgtgtgtgtgtgtgtgtgatatttgTGCTGCGTGCTGATTTGATTCAATGTGGCTTTGATCCAAAATGAATTTAAACCGCTTCCACGTGAACAGCGGACAAACCGAATTTTTAATTGACGCCAGAAATCTTACGGACGAGTTTGCGCATAAGAAACATCCTTTCAgagttttaatatttaaagaagGAAGAtcattcatttctttcttttttgaacatTTCCTTTCAGGTTAAAACCTGGTTCCAAAATCGACGTGCGAAGTGGCGAAGACTAAAGCAGGTGAGCAGCGGTGACTGATGTCGCCCTACCTTCCTTTCACTCCTTCATATACAATACACTCGTACCGTCTCCTAATCCACGGGGTTCGCTTTCACCAGGAGAATCCTAAGAGGGAGGTGGAGGATAACAGTTCCAGAGGTAAGAAAGGAGATGAGATGATAGAGGCTGCCGGAATCCAGAACCAGGAGCAGAGGCAGCCAGGCTCGGCCCCCGAGTTGGCGCAAGCGGGACACTGTGTGTCCCGACAGCAGGCCCACACAGAGCTGGACTCTGACGTGTCAGACGACACAGACCAAGAACTGGACATAGAGGACGACGAGGACTTCACACTAAACCCCCAGTTCTGAAACACAGGCTCCATAAAGATCTGCCTCAGACACTGAAGCTCTCATGCGTCGCTGTaactccttcctcctcctcctcctcctcctccagcctgGTGACTTGCAGATTGATAGACTGGTTCCGGATGTAATACTAAGACAAGTCAGCCCCTCAAACCCGAGTGCCTTTCATCAGAACTGTCTTCTTTGTTGAACCTGTGTACATATGcgtaattttgtgtgtgtgtgtgtgtgtgtgtgtgtgtgtgtgtgtgtgtgtgtgtgtgtgtgtgtgtgtgtgtgtgtgtgtgagagagagagatgttctTCAGATGAATAGTATGCCTGTAGATCAGTTTCTCTGTACTGTAGCATATACGTGTTTTTATAGCGTGTTTTttagttctttttgttttgttttgcgtgtgtgtgtcggcgtgtgttttttatgtgacattttattaaataatcaatGTAGCGcaaattcagttttgtttgatgTCTAATAAACTATTTTCTGACAATCAATCCAAACGTTTCGATGCAGCTCAGCTGGTCTGTGAACTCTTTTCTCTGCTGTCTGAAAATGAAACGTTGTAAATGAAGCATTTCTCGCACATCCAGCAACGCGTGAAAGATCCGCCAAGAAGCAGGAAGAATTATAATCAGTCCAAATAATCACAGAAAACCCAAAACAACAAGAACCGACGCGCTCTGGTCAGGTTCAAACTCACTCATTATTCGGACGTTTAACAGAAGTACATTTAACAAAGAATCAGTGCGAGTAAAAGTGCGACACGTCGTGTCTAAACGCTGAGCTGTAGTGCAGAATGATAGAACAAACTTCATACACACGTCATATTGTGTCTGTTACACATTAAGCCTGAATATATATTTTGCACATGTTTATATCCAACGCGGTAGTTTTTTGTGTACCTGCAGATCTGAGacttttctccttttgtttgtttattttcacattttcgtTTCTGATTGGTTAAAGGTTTATCTCATAAAACAGCAGCAGCCACATTACAGGACATTACGATGTGTTAGATGTGTGGCTGTGCTGGTTATAGCCTCTAATTCTTTTACTACAGTGTGGAAATCAGTGGCGTTTAAAACAGAAGAGAAGCAGACTGTAGATGAATGTACCAACACAACacgataaatataaaaatagcgCATTTCAAATCTGACTTGAATAAAAGGAGCCGCCTTcagtaatattttattaatattggTTTAATGTTGCTGTTACATTCATGGAAAATCAGAATTTAAATTTTGAATGTGTTATTATATGTAAAATGCATCCAGACGCGTGGCTTTATAAAACATTGAGCGTCAGGGACAAAAACACTGAAGAACAGCTGAGCTAAAAAGGAAGAGCTGCAAACTTGTGGAGGATCATCAGAGTGTGTAATCACTCAGGGATAATGAATGATAACTGCCTTTACTATCAGTAGTGAATGTGAGGAGGTACATTAGGACTCCCTGCTGCATTAAGCTGAATTACAGTCACACTGCTCTGTGTGGTTTTCAAAATAGAGAGcaagagaaaataaacaaaatctgCAAAAACCCTGAAACCATCGTTcatttaaagaaacagaaaacaaatgtgaaAGTTTAAAACTATCAGGCCTGTGTTTAACACTTGTGGGCCTCTGGGGAGATCTGGGACCAGTTGTTGGACTTTATAGAAGATTCTAGATTAGTCATAGTTTTTATTTCATGATGTGTAAACTGTGTCAGCACTTTCAGCTGAGATTTGTGAGGCGGCGCCAACAAAGCAGCTTTTAATTAGAATTTTTCAAGCAAATACAAATGTTTGATTTGGAAGCTAAAAAGCGATTCGCTGCTCTTCATTCTGCCGTTTCCAGTTTCAGAATCTCTGAGGAATCAAAAGCAGCCAAAGATTATCAAACAGTTTAGTCCTTGTCAATTGTTGTCCCATCACCACATTCAACTTCAAATAGCTTATCGTCAAACTCATGCAAACAGCATGAGTGGGACTTTTTCAGTGAGCAGATTAGGTTAATGATTGAGTGAACCCTCAGAAGCGCGGGGACAGCAGAGAGATAGCAGCAAGGCTGGATTGATAGTCTTACAATACGTTCACAGTAGTTCATATAATAGATTACTTAACACCAATCGGGAATTGAAATGAAAACGTGTTCTGGGAAATGTAACTTTTTTCTTAACCCTGTGCGATATTTGGAGGGAGAGGTCATTGCTCTTGTAGCCATACTCGAGCTGCATTACCATTGCTGAGGTTCAACGGCCTCACCGTACAAGACTATACTCAAACCCAGAGCACACTGATTGATCTCAGCTCCTGTATTGTGTAATGGTTCACAAATTGTGCAGGTAAAGTCAACATTTGGACAAATAGCACAAACAGTTGGTGGGTGAAATGTTCAGAAGATAGCTGACTGATTCCAAAGTGCCCATCTGATCTggccaatacacacacacacacacacacacacacacacacacacacacacacacacacacacacacacacacacacacacacactgcttgttTTTGTCCTAACAAGTTATGCAGAATAATAAGATCCGGTGACTGTGATGATAGTTATAATTTGAATCATTTGCAGCTAAGCAGTAGCACCAACAGAACGTTACTGTGACCTGATCATGATCATAAAACATTTGGAAACAACTCTCAGACTCAAACATCACGAGCGATGCACAGACAGGAAGGATACTGATGAGGTGAGCTTTGCTGTCTGAAGGTAACCACGCTGATATTTGGCTGTTTCTCAGATGTGGGACTTTATATCACCTCTTTAACAGGATGAAACAGTCATAGGCAGCAGGACAGCTCACTGACAGTCTATTagctgtgtctctctgtgtgtgtgtgtggtattgGTGACACAAGTTAATGTGTGGTTATATTTGAACGACTGAGGAATGTGTTGACTGTTGACCTTGGCCAAATGGAAGCCATTATCTCGCCCTGCGGAGGCCCCCCTCCTCTACTGAGCTGATAAATTAATGAGAGAAAACAGCACTTACATCAATACTAGTGTCGCCAGCAGCCACAGGGACACAGGTCGGGGGGGGGCAGAAACTGAGAGATTAATGTCATTGTTCAGTATCACTGTTGAGACAAGGATGGGCAAAGTGAGGGGAAGATGGCGGCAATAGTAATGATAGTACTATCCGATCCAGTTTCTTTCACTTATTGGCccaggtcatcagaggtcatcagaggtcatcAGAGATGCCCagaccacctcctccagctcttctTCTGGGGAACACGAGCATTTGCAACCCAGCAGAGACACATGATGtctgtagtgtgtcctgggtctgc
Above is a genomic segment from Maylandia zebra isolate NMK-2024a linkage group LG8, Mzebra_GT3a, whole genome shotgun sequence containing:
- the hhex gene encoding hematopoietically-expressed homeobox protein hhex, encoding MSVPLYAPTPIQPAHPTPFYIEDILGRTSTTTSTSPSYSSSPTSSSSCSTPVIPTPTLPSPNSSFKSLISPYRTPIYEPTPIHPALSHHAALTATYASAGAFTGSFYPFHQQHHRSMGEYAQALLRHDPLGKPLLWTPFIQRPLHKRKGGQVRFSNDQTIELEKKFETQKYLSPPERKRLAKMLQLSERQVKTWFQNRRAKWRRLKQENPKREVEDNSSRGKKGDEMIEAAGIQNQEQRQPGSAPELAQAGHCVSRQQAHTELDSDVSDDTDQELDIEDDEDFTLNPQF